A stretch of DNA from Deinococcus apachensis DSM 19763:
GGTGAGTGCTCTCCAGAAAAAAGCCCCTGGACTTCAGGGCCTGGTGCATGTTCTCCGCGGTCCAGCGCAGGGCGTAGCGTTTCAGGGCGGGTCCGGCGTGTCCCTGGTAGGCCAGGAAGAGGGTCTCTCGGGAGGCGTTCTGGCATGCCAGAACGCGCAGCGTCACGCCATAGACCTGAACGGGCTTGTACCAGACCCGCAACTCGCCCGGCCGCATCTTCTTGAACCTCACCCAGACGGGTGAGCCTTCGACCACACTGTCGGCTCGCAGACGAATGACTGGGGAGAGGTTCATGCGGCGCAGGGCCACGAACCACTCGCTGCCGATGAACTCCCGGTCGGCGGTCAGGAACACTCTCCGGCCCTGGAGCAGGGGAAGCAGGCGCTCGACCAGGGCAATGCGGGTGGTCATGGTGCTGTTCCCGCTGTGCGGCAGCAGCGTCCAGACCAGCGGGAAGCTGAAACTCTGCCAGCGCACGCTGAGTAAGAGGATATTGATGTCGTGCTGGCCCAGCTTCCAGTTGGTCCGGTCGAGGACGAGCAGCCAGTGCTGCTCGTCGTGCAGGTGGGCCAGGACGAAGCGGGCGACCAGCAGGTCGGGGAGGGCGAACTGCACGAAGCCCCTCAGGCGCTGG
This window harbors:
- a CDS encoding IS4 family transposase; amino-acid sequence: MKNTRSRPPQSSLCALLAQHFPLDPRRLTVLSALILAVIQARSVVLYQLVQLIDLPGSDETVYQRLRGFVQFALPDLLVARFVLAHLHDEQHWLLVLDRTNWKLGQHDINILLLSVRWQSFSFPLVWTLLPHSGNSTMTTRIALVERLLPLLQGRRVFLTADREFIGSEWFVALRRMNLSPVIRLRADSVVEGSPVWVRFKKMRPGELRVWYKPVQVYGVTLRVLACQNASRETLFLAYQGHAGPALKRYALRWTAENMHQALKSRGFFLESTHLTNPARVSTLLAVVALAFVWCCLIGEFEQQRDPSRCLRHGYPPKSLFRRGLDALRAVLSKPRSGFGRAFPLFLAPFDP